Proteins from one Panicum virgatum strain AP13 chromosome 7K, P.virgatum_v5, whole genome shotgun sequence genomic window:
- the LOC120641141 gene encoding pentatricopeptide repeat-containing protein At1g09900-like — protein MPSLPPPPTACALLLPFSPSPSTSGQPHHPAPRRLRVRGSKPSPPGLPKPSTGARPPPRRLHGADRRLSSLVHRGDLDAALRLVRSSPRPPDVPLANRLVRDLCRRGRPADAARVVEACGPEATAATYGALVDGYCRAGLLEDARRVVGGMPAPVRATSAYAYNPLIHALCERGRVADALGVLDGMLCRGCAPDVVTYNILLEAACKARGYLQAMDLVDLMRAEGCEPNNVTYNVIIDAMCREGDVDQAREFLDSLPSRGCQPNTVNYNTVLKGFCSAERWEDGDELLDEMVRENCPPNEATLNVIINALCRKGLLQKVTRYLEKMSKYGCAANVVTYNAVINGICEQGHVDSALELLSNMQSYGCKPDIVTYNTLLKGLCSAERWEDAEELIAKMTQNDCLPDNMTFNTIINFLCQKGLIVQAFEVFKQMPEKGCNPNSITYSTMIGGLAKAGKLEQALELINEMASKGFNSDKMYHLLTEYLNKEDKIEEVVEAVHKLQDAGISPHTVLYNTVLLGLCRNGKTDYAIDMFADMVSCGCMPDELTYIILIEGLAYEGYLKEARELLSKLCSRDVLSNSLIRNEALLLGQNIHSS, from the coding sequence ATGCCTTCGCTACCACCGCCCCCCACCGCGTgcgctctcctcctccccttctCCCCCTCCCCATCCACCTCCGGCCAACCCCACCaccccgcgccccgccgcctgcGCGTCCGCGGCTCGAAGCCCAGCCCCCCGGGCCTCCCCaagcccagcaccggcgccaggccgcccccgcgccgcctgCACGGGGCGGACCGCCGCCTCAGCTCCCTGGTCCACCGGGGCGACCTCGACGCGGCGCTCCGCCTCGTgcgctcctcgccgcgcccGCCCGACGTGCCCCTCGCCAACCGGCTCGTCCGCGACCTCTGCCGCCGGGGCcgccccgccgacgccgcgcgcgtCGTCGAGGCGTGCGGGCCggaggccaccgccgccacctacGGCGCGCTCGTCGACGGCTACTGCCGCGCGGGCCTGCTCGAGGACGCGCGCCGCGTCGTGGGCGGCATGCCCGCGCCCGTGCGGGCCACCAGCGCCTACGCCTACAACCCGCTCATCCACGCGCTCTGCGAGCGGGGGCGGGTCGCCGACGCGCTCGGGGTGCTCGACGGCATGCTCTGCCGCGGGTGCGCGCCCGACGTGGTCACCTACAACATCCTCCTCGAGGCGGCGTGCAAGGCGAGAGGGTACCTGCAGGCCATGGACCTGGTCGACCTCATGCGCGCCGAGGGGTGTGAGCCCAACAACGTGACGTACAATGTCATCATCGACGCCATGTGCAGGGAAGGAGATGTGGACCAGGCACGCGAGTTCCTCGACAGCTTGCCATCTAGAGGTTGCCAGCCCAACACTGTCAACTACAACACTGTCTTGAAGGGATTTTGTAGCGCTGAGCGATGGGAGGATGGCGATGAGCTTCTAGATGAGATGGTTCGAGAGAATTGCCCACCAAACGAGGCAACCCTCAATGTGATCATCAATGCCTTGTGTCGGAAAGGATTGCTCCAAAAGGTTACTCGGTATCTAGAGAAAATGTCGAAATACGGCTGTGCGGCAAATGTTGTTACTTACAATGCTGTCATCAATGGGATCTGTGAGCAAGGGCATGTGGATAGTGCCCTGGAGTTGCTTAGCAATATGCAATCCTATGGTTGTAAGCCTGATATCGTGACCTACAACACTCTGCTGAAGGGTCTGTGCAGTGCTGAGCGATGGGAGGATGCTGAGGAGCTAATTGCTAAGATGACCCAGAATGATTGCCTCCCAGATAACATGACATTCAATACTATAATTAATTTCTTGTGTCAAAAGGGATTGATTGTGCAGGCCTTTGAAGTCTTTAAGCAAATGCCTGAGAAAGGCTGCAATCCTAACTCAATCACTTACAGTACAATGATAGGTGGACTTGCCAAGGCTGGCAAGCTGGAACAAGCCCTTGAGTTGATAAATGAAATGGCGAGCAAAGGATTCAATTCAGATAAGATGTATCACTTGTTAACTGAGTATCTGAATAAAGAGGATAAAATTGAAGAGGTGGTTGAGGCAGTTCATAAACTGCAAGATGCAGGTATATCACCCCACACTGTACTCTACAACACAGTACTGTTAGGGCTTTGCAGAAATGGGAAAACAGATTATGCTATCGACATGTTTGCTGATATGGTCTCCTGTGGTTGTATGCCTGATGAATTGACATACATTATACTCATCGAAGGTTTGGCTTATGAGGGCTATTTGAAGGAGGCAAGAGAATTGCTAAGCAAATTGTGCTCAAGAGATGTTCTTTCTAACAGCTTGATCAGGAATGAAGCTTTGTTGTTAGGTCAAAATATTCATTCTTCTTGA